One genomic segment of Plasmodium cynomolgi strain B DNA, chromosome 14, whole genome shotgun sequence includes these proteins:
- a CDS encoding hypothetical protein (putative), translated as MNNLRRGVTTRWCSGMLRRGIQNIIRLAKIQRRGFFFKSEKNDIIKNEIEEILKTDKKDPLMERGWIKNVKEGEDYSGGRSEQNEPPREGGQNEYKNKTGKFKRLFIFIAFQSIPIVGLMYLFKYIESVKLAELNFTFESSDDIIKEVLKLIKGNSKCFCMYSEGDEIKTFFVDPLGPEDSEVNYEPGGADTAGAAYAADAAYAVDGSVSAELASPGNHHDGANGGSQAGTTPNGERPIGEPPEAPPPNAPSNQTDDLTKIFLSLDKTLMHKVMNVKSPREFPLNYLYFCISKNTEIYNFVKKRNELVSLLYSDDAKNVYVTLTGSASIIENEVIRKVIWTDRWSYLISDNLQDNYVLIKFTPSTVSLKTIGFKNQHWKSNIVRRSMTDDKMAWVKA; from the exons ATGAATAACCTGCGGAGGGGAGTCACAACCCGGTGGTGTAGCGGAATGCTCAGGAGAGGAATCCAA AATATAATACGTTTGGCGAAAATACAACGAAGgggattcttttttaaaagcgaaaaaaatgacatcataaaaaacgaaattgaggaaattttaaaaacggaTAAGAAGGACCCCCTGATGGAAAGGGGGTGGATAAAGAACGTGAAAGAAGGTGAAGACTATTCGGGGGGGAGGAGTGAACAGAATGAACCACCAAGGGAGGGTGGCCAAAATGAGTATAAGAATAAAACAGGGAAATTTAAAAggctgttcatttttattgcCTTCCAAAGCATCCCCATCGTGGGCCTTATGTACCTGTTTAAGTACATAGAGAGTGTCAAATTGGCGGAGCTCAATTTCACATTCGAGTCTTCGgatgatattataaaagagGTCCTCAAGCTCATAAAGGGGAATTCGAAATGTTTTTGTATGTACTCGGAGGGTGATGAAATTAAGACGTTTTTCGTGGACCCCTTGGGTCCCGAGGACTCCGAGGTGAACTACGAACCAGGAGGGGCAGACACGGCAGGCGCGGCTTATGCGGCAGACGCGGCATATGCGGTGGACGGGTCAGTCTCGGCAGAATTAGCCTCCCCGGGGAATCACCACGATGGGGCCAACGGGGGAAGCCAGGCGGGGACcaccccaaatggggagcgGCCAATTGGAGAGCCCCCAGAAGCACCGCCCCCCAACGCCCCTTCGAACCAAACGGATGacttaacaaaaatatttctgtcaTTAGACAAGACGCTAATGCATAAAGTAATGAACGTGAAGTCTCCCAGGGAGTTCCCCTTGAATTACCTTTACTTCTGCATCTCAAAAAATACggaaatttacaattttgtaaaaaaaagaaacgagtTGGTAAGTCTCCTTTACTCCGATGATGCAAAAAACGTGTATGTCACATTGACAGGATCCGCTTCGATTATTGAAAATGAAGTTATACGAAAGGTAATTTGGACAGATAGATGGTCCTACCTCATTTCGGATAACCTCCAAGACAATTATGTGTTAATTAAATTCACGCCATCTACTGTCTCTCTTAAAACCATTGGCTTTAAGAACCAGCATTGGAAGAGTAACATCGTTCGCCGCTCCATGACGGATGACAAAATGGCTTGGGTGAAGGCCTAG
- a CDS encoding hypothetical protein (putative), with product MDALMSALKEAVQKIRSYEMKYSINLNEFHNLLFIISILFGLAFLFYLIVILCSIFFKGSKPNKIVLLLGPCDSGKTTFLFKLRTDKLCTTVPSMKENVAFINLKNNKWKKCIRFVDFPGHPKLSFSLNKYFNITNVIIYILDCSDRQALKVVAEKLFELYTNKVVVKKQIPLIIFCNKTDLCNSRPKQVIKEDLEREIEILKMSKYNSLDDDYNDETECLMGTNSEFFRFEKAPCHTRISKEQQH from the exons ATGGACGCCTTGATGAGCGCGCTGAAGGAAGCAGTCCAAAAAATCAGATCCTACGAAATGAAATATAGCATAAACCTGAACGAGTTTCACAACCTGCTTTTTATAATCTCCATCCTGTTCGGACTGGCATTTCTATTTTACCTCATCGTAATACTatgtagcatttttttcaaaggaTCCAAACCAAATAAAATAGTTTTACTGTTGGGTCCATGTGACAGTGGGAAAACTACCTTCTTATTCAAATTAAGAACAGACAAATTATGCACAACAGTTCCTTCTATGAAAGAAAATGTAGCATTTATAAACTTGAAGAATAACAAGTGGAAGAAATGCATTCGATTTGTGGACTTCCCTGGTCATCCCAAACTGTCCTTCTCgctaaataaatatttcaacaTCACTAatgttattatttacattttgGACTGCTCGGATCGACAGGCCCTCAAAGTCGTTGCGGA gaaACTCTTCGAGCTGTACACCAACAAAGTTGTCGTGAAAAAGCAAATCCCCCTCATCATATTTTGCAACAAGACGGACTTGTGCAACTCGCGGCCGAAGCAAGTCATTAAGGAGGACTTGGAGAGGGAAAT cgaaattttaaaaatgtccaaATATAACAGCCTGGATGATGACTACAACGACGAGACGGAATGTTTAATGGGCACCAACTCGGAATTCTTTCGATTTGAAAAGGCGCCATGCCATACG CGGATCAGTAAAGAACAACAACATTGA